In the genome of Hydra vulgaris chromosome 06, alternate assembly HydraT2T_AEP, the window cgttaaaattttagttgtaaaaCCTAATGTCAAGATTGAATGTAATTGTACAGCTGGTATGGGAGGATGTTGCAAGCATGTTGCTGCAGTAATATTTCAGTTAAATGAatataagcaattaaatttaaactctgTACCATTCGATAAAACATGCACAGAAGTGTTACAACAATGGCATGTTCCTGCTGAAGGAAAAAATTCAGAACCAAttaagctttttaaagtttCCTTTGAAAAGAGTGATTTagaaaagaatttaaacaaCTCACGAAAGCGTCCTTTTGTATCAGGAAATAGAAACTTTTGTGCAACCCCAATTTTTGCACATTATCCAACcgatgaaaaaattaaaaaattgtctgATAGTTTATATTATCTAGGAGAAGGAGAAATAGCAtttacaaatcttttaaaaggaAACAGTTATCATTCCACGTTTTACTATGAAACATCAATATCTGAATATCAGCTAAATGTAAAAGAACTCTATTTAAATTCTGATGTCATGTTTAATCTTGTTGATAACATAATTAATGGATTTGAAGTAGAATTCAGTGATTCATTGGAATTTGATGAAACTCAATTgatgtttatttcaaaatatttagttctATCAAAAGAGAAAATGAAGAGAGCTACTTCAAGAGAAAAGAGCTACTTCATCACAATCTACAAGTTTATGGcttgaagaaagaaaaaaacgcTTGACATCTTCAAGCTTTGGTTTTGTTATTATTAggtaaaaaagtatatttcctGCCTCTATTATGAatagaattttgaaaaacaataaaaaaagctcTTGCAACAAAGCTTGTAATTGGggtaaaataaatgaaaacaccGATTTATCATAAACCCAAAATGGCCTTGGCTCGGTACAAGCCCTGATGGAattgtatttgtaaatgaaaaaataagggCTGTTGAAATCAAATGTCcttattctaaaaaagatttaactaaAGCTGAAGCTTGCCTAgataaaacagtttttctttCTGTTGTTGATGGTAAAACAATGCTTAAACAAAATCAtgtaatttttatcaatgtCAAGGTGTTATGGCATTATTAGAGGTCACAGAActagattttataatttatactgaaaaagatgtttttatcgAGAgtattaaatttcttaaagagCAATGGGAAAAAACTTCTTTAccaaaattaactaaattttactTAGAGTTTATGcaagaaaatatatttgcagTTTAGATTAactgtttttctattttacaaacattttatttatctgaaaCAGGTTGTGGCAAAAAGTTTGCTAAATAACAACAAACTATCCAAGTTTCATTAATTTCTGGTGCCATAGACAATTTAAATGGTGTTTGTAAaatgtgataattttttattcgcTGTATTGCTCTTTCTACATGAATACGAACAGCAGCAATTTTTCTAGTTTCATTCTCATCTTCTAGACTGAGTTGAGCTTTTCCATTTAGAAATGGtgatatatttaatgaaacGTTTTCTGGTAAATCATCAGCAATACCAAAACCTCTATCTGCCATTACACTGTCTCCTGGTTCAAGCAGGTTGTATATGCCACAATCTTTAGTAATTTGTTTGTCCGAAAATCGACCACAGTATAAGTCAGAAACAAAAGGCATGGCTCCATTTGGTGCTATTCCGATTAATCCTTTTgctgtatttttatgtttataattagaaaaagttGCAGACTGGCTTCGAAAAGATGTAGGCATTTCGATAAACAGTTCAGTGCAGTCTAAGATTACCCTTGCTGattcatatttttctttaaaacattttggcATTGTTTCTTTTACAGTTTGTTTTGTTGCCCTAATTGGTAGCATACGCATTTGAGAATGCAAAAAATCAGTCATGTCACTATGATTCTACTAACATGACTTGAGGATATGTCAAAGCGCAGTGCCATGTCTTCAACCAAAAACCTAAGTCGAAATcttgttaaaactaaaaacaattcaGACTCTGAACTCATTATGCGTCCTCTtccatttttattgtaattaaagtctgttgttttttcaatgtttgtATTTGACCCCCAATATATAAGTTTGCTTGCAGCAGGTTCTAAATATTctagtaaaactttaaatagatTGTATGATTCAAAGCCAGTATAAAATACAAAGTAGGCTTGATTATGTTTAAATCTGTCAActgtaaattttaattgattgatAGTGTGATTTTGgttcataataatatttttcatttctttctttttagtttttataatgttcAGTTTGTCCTTTAggataataatttctttttttaactttttaggcTCGGTTTcttcaaatgaaaaattaacatcatttttttCGTTTTCAATTTcgtctatttttcttttatatccaATAGAACTATTTACTGTGATTCTAGGTTTTCTTATGTTGTCTTTAACTTGTTTTGACAGTAAAGATGGACAGTTGTTCATATAAGTCTTTTTTCCTCCTGTAAAGTGGACTGAACAAACCCGATGAGAAGTAGAAGGAACAAAGTTTTTCCTACTAATTAAAGATAGccatttttttctcaaattactTTCTTTTGGGATGATGTAAAAcgataagtttttgtttttgagcgAATTATTGTTGGATAATGGAACACAACAAGTATGCCACCGCGGTATTTTGTTGTTGATTCAAcagtaatattttctttaatagaATGAGTTATTAGTTTATTACAAGATATTGTATCATTtgaaatcattttgaaaagtctttttaaattaaatgacttgactgtttattttaaaaaactttaacacagatttgtttattttcggTGAATACAAAGACCAAAATGCATTACGGTTTTTATCTATTCAGGGAACGGTCCATTTAGCATTTAGAATTCTAGATAgattttctttagaatttttcAGTCGGGTCTTTtctcattttcaaattttctttaatgCAGACTAAATTGAAAGTACATTCCTATTGTTCCTATAAGTTTAATGTGCAGCTGATAAATTTTAgtcttttcttcttttcaatttaaaagtattatcaaggttttgctaataattattttcttccAATATTGTGTAGTGTAACTGCTTTTTGATATAGCTAACGGTaacgatttttatttataataattaatcaaaaccttgattaaattaagtaataattataattgacTTATTTTACTGTTAATAAACAACCTGTAAAGCAATAATATAAAGTCTTTTAATTAATTGCATATTTTTGGAAtactctattcttttttatgtttttatttaatagcatgacatttttacaattttaattttagaaattatcaTAAACGATGGTGCGTCTTCACAAGTCAGGATgtcaaaaaaggaaagaaagacaaaaacatattatgaatgaaaaaaaagtatgcgTACGCTCTTTGAAGTTGGAGTTTTTTGTTGGGGAAAAAATTGAAACGTTtgaagataatgaagatgatTTAAATGGGATTGAGACTGTAAGCCTTTCTGCTTTTAATTGTGGTCAGGTCCTTCTTGATATTGGTAATGTTTTGAGTGAAATTCCCTCTCAATCTGAGATAGAAAAGTATGTCACAAATGACCATGTCGATTTTCCTAACATATTACCCAAAGATATTAACAATCAAGCTTTTCCTcagacaattttaaattttacgaATGTCAACGGTGAATTTCATAAAAGGGTCTGGCTGGTTTGGAGTCAACATAAACAGGCATTATTTTGCTTTCCATGTCGATTATTTTCTGGTAATATTTCCAAAAGCTCTGTTACTGAGAGAAACTTAAGTTCATGATCATTGTGGCTTCACCTGGTGGATATGCAGCAACTGGTAAATGGCGAAAGTTGTGTAACAGGATTCCAGAGCATGAGAGGAGTAATGTCCACAGAGAATGTTACCTAGCTCGGCGAGAATTAGAAAGacgttttttatttgaaaagggTATTGAAACTTATTTGGAAGGCTCAATTAAATTGCAATCAACGAAATGGTCCAATATTCCTAAAAGAGTATTTGATGTTATCTTATTATTAGGTGAACGTCTATTGGCTTTTCAGGGATCCTCCCTGTGAATTTGAGATGTAGATAATGGCAACTTTTTGGGTCTTATAGAGTTACTTTCACATTGAGACCTTTTACTTTAAGAGCATGTATTATCAGTGGAACAATCTCAGCGAAAAGGCAAAAGACTTCAAGTTCATTATCTATCAGCTGATACTCAAAATGAATTCATTGCAGAATGCTCAGATTTGATGCGACAGCATATTTTACAAGGAAGAAGATCAGCTAAGTATTTCGCAATAATGGTCGATGCAACACCAGATTCTTCACATACAGAGCAAACAACATTCATATTACGAtatgtaatattaaaagattCACAATATCAAATTGTTGAACGATTTCTAACATATGTAGATTGCAACATTAAAACTGGGGATGAAATATCTCAAATGGTAGtgaaaacatttcaacaaaacTCCATTCCTCTCTCAGATTGCAGGGCACAAGCATATGACAATGGATCAAATATGGCTGGACAATACAATGGTGTGCAATCCAAAATACTTCAGTTATATCCATTAGCACTATTTTCCCCTTGTGGATGCCACACACTAAATCTTGTGGGAAATAATGCGGCAGAATGTAATCCTGAAGCTGTAAGATTTTTGGAACAATTCAAACAGTATATAATTTGTTCAGCCCAAGACCTGAACAATGAGAGATATTATCAAATCACATCAGCGCCGGCCTTAGCTTTTTTGACAGGTTGGGCAAAACTTGTGAACGCGCCCCAAGGTATATATGGGTGGGTTGTTACCATTAACAACGAGACCAATGCTCTAAAATGATGAACAAGAGTGCTAAAAGGAATATATAGTTTAATGCAAAGAAATCCATATTGTGCATCAAGTttcttaagtaattttttactaaaattataaacttagaCTTTTCATGATATGGGTTTATAGAAATGAGTGACTAAATAAATAGACAACACAACGctgcttttaaaataacaaatgtttttattaaacatataataaatccTCTAACTAAATGAAcaagagttattaaattttaaaatgtaatttttctaGCTTTTTTGTCAGCAAAATCTCTTATCAAActagaaaaatctaaattttcagCTATTTCTTGCTCGAATGATAACATAGAGAATTAAGTCGATCTTGCAACACGgtatttcttaaatatgttttgattaACTTCAGTTTAGAAAAACTACGTTCTCCACTAGCAACAGTAACAGGTATTGTAAGAAGAATGCACAGAACAAatcatgtatttaaatataactcttgtgtaaaatgtttttaataaaattcgtTACAAAAAGTGGTGTTATCTCTTTtgcatttatttcattttcaacattgcttaatttatctttaataaaaaactgcacACTTATTAGTTTTTCGCATAACAAAGCACCATCAATTTCTGATTTTGTATTTACagttaatttttcttgtaattgtttacacaattttaaaagttcattctttATGGGCAAATCAtctaaattaaatacaaaactctatatatttacatattcaTTAAGTTGTTCAAATCTTTCATTTATTGACGACAGACATGTATCtaataaaggtttaaaaaatgtcacttCAAGTTTCTTCTCGGGATTTTGAATTGGTTCATCAGCAgcatttttatcataatgacGTTTCACTCGTCGCACTTTTTTAAGCGGCTTAAATATTGGATCGATGTTTAAATCTTCAACTAACTTTCTCTTTCTTCAACTAACTTCTCTTCTTCAACttagtttctccgcgcagcggccttgctcggaaaggttcgtgtttcggagttaaagagttgagagagggttgtaccacgaataacaactaaaaaaaaaaaaaaaaaaaaaaaaaaaaaaaaaatgagtagcctcctcgactgtattGGCccccccctcgggccttggggaggtgaataatctaaaaaaaaaaaaaaaaaaaaaaaaactctttggcATCAACCGTTGTTTGTTTAAAGCCAGACGCTCTgtaattttccaaaaatgtgatgcattttttcaacaattcaGCGCACTGTACTAGATCCATGTCTTTGGCTTGCATTGCTTTAGTAACGTTTATTTGGAATAGTACATTGTACCATGcaattaaagaaactaaaaaactatagtCTTTTAATTGTTCTGCTAATGTTTGCGCTTCGTGTGCATTATTGGGAGTTTTGGTTTCAGTTTCATATATAGTAATTACAGCATCATGTACGCTGCTTATTTGGTATCAGATGGCTTTGCGGCTCTCAATTTTGGCTTCCCAACGATTGTCGCATAATCTTTTTAGAGTGAAGTCTTGTTGTATGACTAAAAAACATTCCAATGTGAAGTTGATGCAGAAAATAATGTGAATAACCTTTGTATTATGTCAAAAACGTTAATGGAAATTAGTGAAGACTGCGCTACGTCACAAATAACCAATTTGAGAGAATGACTTCCACATGGAAGGTAAAAAGCCAAAGGATTAAAATCTTATATTCGCTTTTGAAGAcctatttttttacctttcatATTTGCACCGTTATCGTAACCTTGCACTCGACAAAAGCTTATATTCAGtccaaaatcttttaaagttctATTTATGATTTCTGTTAAACCAAGACCTGTCGTGTCGTTAACATTGAAAAACCCAAgaaagtgtttatttatttttataggatATTCTGATATATTTGCAATTCTAATCCTAAGCGAGAGCTGTTCTTTGTGAGATACGTCAGGAGTGCAGTCAGCAATAAGAGAATAATATGTACTTTTTTAGAGCTTTGGATATAATTATGTTGGTTAATTTTGATGCCACTATATCTATcatttcattttaaatgttttttcacaGTAATGATCAGAAATATCTCCTTTAGAGCTAGCGTGACGTGGTTTAACATGATAGGATCAAATTAGCGAGTAATTGTACCAACCCTAAATATTTGCCGTTATTAACTGCATACAATTTATCAGAAGAACCTCTGAAGGCCATATTATTTGTTGCCAAGTATAAAGTAATGTTTATCAATCGTTCAAGAACACTTCGCCACCTTAAACTCTCCTTGTCGATTAGTTTTTGTTCTTGTTTATCAATAGTGTCACCAGCTTTCATACGTATTTCTGTCTTAATCCTTAGTTGATAAGCATTTCTGTGTAACTTACTATTTTCGTGATTTTTTAATGCTTctgttaaattcttttatttattgaatCTATTTCCgtttaactttaaattcatgttgaaatcaaaaagtttgcagcaaaaacaaaataccgCATCTTTAGAAACTGAATACACAAACCAACGTCGTGAAATAGCCTAACCATTTGAAAGTTTTCGGTTGTCATAAGCATTTGAAAAATGTCGTCTTCTATTATCGCGTGGATATGTGTCCAAATTCACTTATATTGCACCTATATTAATTACATAATCAACAAATTGAATGTTGCAATGAATTGGCCTCAAACCACAGTTTGAGTAATCGATTGCTATTTCTTTGGTGCGATCCTTTACATCACCATCTTGGCCATCATCATTTTCGTTATCGATATCTTTTTCATCGTAGTAAACATTTCTAACTGATACGTTTCCGTCTTCTTCATCGCTGGTTGATGTATCACTAAGAACATGCGCATCATTTTCTCCTTCCtttattttattgcattcaTTATTTTGCGATGTAGAataattttctagttttttataatttttcttcaaattatcaactttttctGCTTTACGTTTTCTGTATTGAACACCAGATGGTTTCTTATTATTATgagttttaaaaacacttttttctttattaagagTACTCTCCATTGATTGCTGCTTACAGTTTCtatttgtctaaaattttaaaataaaaatttactcgCAAGCTAATAATtcataaacaatttcattatttatacacACCTGCTTTTTATTACcgtaaaatttgaaaacatgaCAAAACCTGAATTTGAATcacaaatacaactttaaatttcttctacaaattaataaacaacgCGCTCGCAACTCGTAccgaaaataatttttaaattttaaactttaaataaaaggaACGCAAAACAATTGGCGACGAGAAAgatacaagtaaaaaaatgaatttaagtcACAAAATATATGCTATGATTGAAACAATTTTGATCAAATTATTAATGTTgcataaagaatttttaacagtgtattaatacaataaataaatgaattaaagaaaatatttttataaaaaaacaaacattcaaaaaaatttaggttgactaattttttctatttattatattgttaaagtttGCATATAAAGTTTGGCGCCCTTGGGCGGGGTCCAGCctcgcccccccccccccctcctaaGGCCGGCACTGAAACACATCAATTGCACATTAAAAGGAATGTCACATACAAGGTGGTCAGATCGTATTGAAAGTGTCAAACCTTTTGCAGCACAACTTTTTGGGATTAAATTGTCATTGGAAGAGcttttagaattaaatttgaCTTCTAAAACAAGAACTGAAGTAGAAGGTgccttatattatattaattcaTTTTCCTGCATAATAATGTCATCAATATGGTACAAAATTCTTGTTTCGATTGATTTTTGCATCAAAGTTTTTCAAGCAAGAAATGCAACTTTAGATGTGGAAGTAGACAACTTAAACCACTTACTGAGACAACTTCTTGAGCTTCGGAATAAATGGAAAGATATCTGGTCAAAATCAAAGAATGTTGCAATGAATTTGGATATAGAAGTCAAACTATCAAGAGGACGTGGTGGTGCAAATAGCAAAAGAACCAGAGTTATTGGCGAGCCAGAGGATCAAGGGTTTACAGATTTAAATGAAGATGAGACCAATGAGGAATCATGCTTAGAAGATTTGTTTTCTATGTGGTATTAGATGGTGTTATTGGTGGCCTTACTGTAAGATTCAAAGCAGCACAGAGcatttcagataagtttaggtTAATGTGGAATTATCTAAATATTGATTTGGATACATTGAAAATGAAAGCAAAATTAAGTAAAGAGTATTCAGCAGATGTTAGCGAAGATGTTGTAATGgaaataaaacagttaaatcTATATATTATGCAAATTTTGGATCGAATCAATTAAGCCCCTTTGAACTCCTAAATTTGATTAGTCGAACTAATTTACATGGCCtatttccaaatatttgtgTATGCTTGAGAATATTCTTAACAATTCCTGCTTAACAGTTGCATCCGCCGAACGCTCATTCACCAAAccaaaactgattaaaaactttttaataactacAATGCTACCAGAACGGTTAGCGGATTTGGCAATGTTGAGTCTCGAATCTTCAATATCTAGGTCAATTGATTTTGACAAAGTTATTCGAAATTTCGCttcaaaaaaagcaagaaaagcacctttgttttgtaaaatgaaCTATTCTTGGAATgaactatttgttaaaattctgtttttattaGTACTTGTATATTTGTTGAGATTAATTATTGTACTATTGAACATAGTTGAAACGTAACGAATAgtatgaatttttatttcagaaatatcCTTTAATccaataatgaaagaaaaactaattaCATAAAAAGACAGAACAATAATTCAAAACGGTtaataattattctttaaattaatattctttAGTAAATGAAATAATTGTACCTAGAAATAAAACTGTAATGCAAGATTGCATCCTCATTGTAAACAATTGCCGATTTCAAAAACCAATGTGGAATTAAACCACAATTAATTTAGCAAAAGCATACagtaatagtttaaatattagaaTTATGGGTAAAGGGCCCAAAAATATCTCTTGCACGGTCTAAAATTATGGCTCTCGGCGGGcctgtatacatacatatatatatatatatatatatatatatatatatatatatatatatatatatatatatatacacaatatgcacgcatacatatataaacatatatttatttatatatttatatatatatatatatatatatatataattatatatatatatatatatatataattatatatatatatatatatatatataattatgtttatatatatatatatataattatatatatatatatagttatatatatacatatatatatatatacatatatatatatatatatatatatatatatatatatatatatatatttatatatataaataaatatatatatatataaatatatataaataaatatatatctgcacacacacacacatctagtgtataaatacataaataaacttaccaaaaaaaatgttctttgtCAAAGCTTTTCATAATACAACCCATAGGTCTTGACAGCTTTTGGAATAAAAGTATTTCGATagtttaagtattatttatgtagctattataaaaacaataatataataattaaaaattaaattttagaaactaAATAGACAAAACACCAACACTTAACACCTCTAAACCTTAAAGAATTATAGGTAAACGCAAAGTTTGTTTTGATTGTTACAAACACTGTCTCGCTTTGAAGAATCCTTTTTTCTGTTGCAGATATTTATGAAGAGgtctattttttacttatttatacaaatgtttatatatatatttttacaaaaaacattaaaaatgctaCTTTAATAATTGCAGaagcataaaaataacaaaaatgttttacttatgAACTTATGTAAATTCTTATCGATGTAACTATTTAATCTTAATTATTTGGGAGCATATAAAGCTCAAAATcgtactttaaatataaataccataaaataaaaagtgaactTGAGTGatatttgtttgtaaacaaaatgaaaggctgtccaattttttttatgttaatttaatcTCAAAGATTTTTCTCAGATGCCACTACTACTGGTTCATTAAATATTGAACTGTTCCATCAATAGCAAAACCATTTGGATCATACCTttgcatataataaaaaaattgtgcaacgtttttatttaaacaatactCAAACTTTAGAGCGGTTTTTGATGGTATTAGAACAATTGCTTTTCCAGTAAATTCATGTATTGTTTTGTTACTGTCAtcgctttttctttttttataaactcgCTTAGTAAATAGTTAATCCCTTGCAATCTCCATagatcaaaaactttttctatagTAACCttttaatcaattataataaccaactttttttatagaagcTTTTCTCCTCCATGTCACTATCTCCTTTCCTCCGCATGATGAACACAATGCAGCATTAGACAAATGCagcaataatttatataaccaCAATGGCAGCAATAGTTTATATAACCACAAATGCagcaataatttatataactaactttattaatatatttgattatctatttgagtttaaaaatcACAGCATAGTATAAATCACATTAATAAAAGATGTATGTGTGTGACTAAtactatattactattattctttttatgattattgtaattatttttatttttgtcattttatttttattattatcattatactCTTATCattgtattgttattattattactactaccactcttattattatcattattagtaTTTTACTCCTTTAACTTTTGATGTTTGCTTTGTTACAGCTGTTAACGATTATTACTATTAgcattaacaatatatttagtAGCTTTTATTTACaaggtttttacttaagattagtacatgtactatttgtaaacttCCGTGAATGTAACaactatttcagaatatatGAATTGAATTGAATAGATCTATAGATCTGCCATGGAATATACAAAGAAACAATTGGCATTAAACCCGTGGCTTGCCCTTTTGCCAGTCTTCTATGGAGAGCTTTACCTATCTCCTTTAAATAGCCATCTATCAATGGACCAGCTAAACATGGTTgatttccaatattttttatttttatataattagtgCCATCGTTATTAAATAGGGAGAACATGCATGGGATATATGTAAGTCGATAG includes:
- the LOC136081511 gene encoding uncharacterized protein LOC136081511, producing MTDFLHSQMRMLPIRATKQTVKETMPKCFKEKYESARVILDCTELFIEMPTSFRSQSATFSNYKHKNTAKGLIGIAPNGAMPFVSDLYCGRFSDKQITKDCGIYNLLEPGDSVMADRGFGIADDLPENVSLNISPFLNGKAQLSLEDENETRKIAAVRIHVERAIQRIKNYHILQTPFKLSMAPEINETWIVCCYLANFLPQPVSDK
- the LOC136081512 gene encoding uncharacterized protein LOC136081512; this encodes MVRLHKSGCQKRKERQKHIMNEKKVCVRSLKLEFFVGEKIETFEDNEDDLNGIETVSLSAFNCGQVLLDIGNVLSEIPSQSEIEKYVTNDHVDFPNILPKDINNQAFPQTILNFTNVNGEFHKRVWLVWSQHKQALFCFPCRLFSGNISKSSVTERNLSS